A single window of Cottoperca gobio chromosome 9, fCotGob3.1, whole genome shotgun sequence DNA harbors:
- the LOC115013245 gene encoding kinesin-like protein KIF2A isoform X3, which translates to MVTSLNEDNESVTVEWIENGDTKGKEIDLESIFALNPDVAPDEELAPSPETPPPPTPTCVKVNKIAKNRRTIAPIKNDTPSRDNRVIPTRARQPQPPPPEPAPPPPPPPPSLQPTQLTQAQTQQQLQNESSHHPLSRKELGQLSRRKSNCVKEVEKLQEKRERRRIQQQELREKRAQEVDTTIPNYEIMYMIRDFRASLDYRPLTTADLIEEHRICVCVRKRPLNKKELAMKDLDVITIPSKDVVMVHEPKQKVDLTRYLENQTFRFDYAFDDSTTNEMVYRFTARPLVETIFERGMATCFAYGQTGSGKTHTMGGDFSGKNQDCAKGVYALAARDVFLMLKKPNYKKLDLQVYATFFEIYSGKVFDLLNRKTKLRVLEDGKQQVQVVGLQEKDVKCTEEVLKLIEVGNSCRTSGQTSANAHSSRSHAVFQIILRRKGKMHGKFSLIDLAGNERGADTSSADRQTRLEGAEINKSLLALKECIRALGRNKPHTPFRASKLTQVLRDSFIGENSRTCMIATISPGMTSCENTLNTLRYANRVKEFGISPSDIPFSQGGQGSRSELSPTNTFEYDDFAATSPSRVKELSVDANQGMDGGRPNIHAVNQLELLDGDWLSISPQRDDLKLLCEQNEEEVSPQLFTFHEAVSQLVEMEEQVLEDHRAVFQESIRWLEDEKVLLEMTEEVDYDVESYATQLEQILDQKIEILTELRDKVKSFRSTLHEEEQASKQINPKRTRAL; encoded by the exons ATGGTGACCTCGCTGAATGAGGACAATGAGAGCGTCACAGTGGAGTGGATAGAAAATGGAGACACTAAAGGGAAAGag ATTGACTTGGAGAGTATATTTGCACTTAACCCAGATGTGGCTCCAGATGAGGAACTTGCCCCCAGTCCAGAGACTCCACCCCCACCTACACCCACATGTGTGAAGGTCAACAAAATTGCTAAG AACCGTCGGACCATAGCACCTATAAAGAATGACACTCCGTCCAGAGATAACAGAG tgattCCAACCCGGGCCAGACAACCTCAGCCTCCACCACCAGAGCCTgcacccccaccaccaccaccacccccatCTCTGCAGCCTACACAGCTCACTCAAGCTCAAACACAACAGCAACTGCAGAATg AATCCTCACATCATCCACTATCCAGAAAGGAGCTTGGACAGCTTT CAAGGAGGAAGTCAAACTGCGTGAAGGAGGttgagaagctgcaggagaagagggagaggcgCCGGATTCAGCAACAGGAGCTCAGGGAGAAGAGAGCTCAG GAGGTGGATACCACCATCCCTAACTATGAGATCATGTACATGATCCGAGACTTCCGAGCCAGTCTAGACTACCGGCCCCTGACCACAGCAGATCTG ATTGAAGAACACAGAATATGCGTTTGTGTGAGGAAGCGTCCACTCAACAAGAAAG AGTTGGCCATGAAGGATTTGGATGTGATCACCATCCCCAGTAAAGACGTGGTGATGGTTCATGAACCTAAACAGAAAGTGGACCTGACCCGCTACCTGGAGAACCAGACCTTCCGCTTTGACTACGCCTTTGATGACAGCACCACCAATGAGATGGTTTACAG GTTCACTGCCAGACCTCTAGTGGAGACCATTTTCGAGAGAGGCATGGCCACGTGCTTTGCTTACGGGCAGACAGGCAGTGGAAAAACACAT ACTATGGGTGGAGATTTCTCTGGGAAGAATCAAGACTGCGCTAAAGGAGTTTATGCATTAGCTG CTCGGGATGTATTTCTCATGTTGAAGAAACCCAACTACAAGAAGTTAGATCTACAAGTGTACGCAACCTTCTTTGAAATCTACAGCGGAAAG GTGTTTGACCTTCTGAACCGTAAAACTAAGCTGAGGGTGCTGGAGGACGGGAAACAGCAAGTGCAGGTTGTGGGACTTCAGGAGAAGGATGTCAAGTGCACAGAGGAGGTCTTGAAACTCATAGAAGTGGGCAACAGCTGCAG AACATCAGGGCAGACATCAGCCAACGCCCACTCATCTCGCAGCCACGCCGTTTTCCAGATAATTCTTCGCAGGAAGGGGAAGATGCACGGCAAGTTCTCCCTCATCGACCTCGCAGGTAACGAGAGAGGGGCTGATACATCGAGTGCTGACCGCCAAACTCGCCTGGAGGGAGCAGAGATCAACAAAAGCCTGCTCGCCCTAAAG GAGTGTATCAGGGCTCTTGGCCGTAACAAGCCTCACACTCCATTCAGGGCCAGTAAGCTCACCCAGGTCCTGAGGGACTCTTTCATCGGGGAGAATTCACGCACGTGCATG ATTGCAACAATTTCTCCTGGTATGACATCCTGCGAGAATACCCTCAACACACTACGCTACGCCAACAG AGTGAAGGAGTTTGGGATTAGTCCGTCGGACATCCCCTTCTCTCAGGGCGGTCAGGGCAGTCGCTCTGAGCTCTCGCCTACCAATACCTTTGAGTATGATGACTTTGCTGCTACCTCTCCCAGCAG GGTGAAGGAGCTGTCGGTGGATGCCAACCAAGGGATGGATGGGGGTCGACCCAACATCCACGCTGTCAACCAGCTGGAACTTCTGGACGGGGACTGGCTGAGTATTTCGCCGCAGAGAGACGACCTCAAACTGCTCTGTGAGCAGAAT GAGGAGGAAGTGTCTCCCCAGCTATTTACCTTCCACGAGGCAGTGTCTCAGTTAgtggagatggaggagcaggtCCTGGAGGACCACCGAGCTGTTTTCCAG GAGTCTATCCGGTGGTTAGAAGATGAAAAGGTGCTGCTGGAGATGACGGAGGAGGTGGATTATGACGTGGAGTCGTACGCTACTCAACTGGAGCAGATTCTTGACCAGAAGATAGAAATCCTCACTGAGCTCCGAG ATAAAGTGAAGTCATTCCGCTCTACACTCCATGAGGAGGAGCAAGCCAGTAAGCAGATCAATCCCAAGAGGACACGTGCTCTTTAG